The following coding sequences are from one Hydra vulgaris chromosome 04, alternate assembly HydraT2T_AEP window:
- the LOC136079432 gene encoding uncharacterized protein LOC136079432 has protein sequence MEVKKKMVLIATTNTIAFQSYLIHIKSIILLRILQNEHHIKLIINNLLRKRNFRLKKLKDKMLRRNSKKPRSCWYKIGRSDKWWKNMISGISPESYWFKNFRLSKSAFMHLAEQLKPFIAPNPKSPNYRALSTEKKLAITLYYLKDTGYFIMTANCFGIADIQSLQLLHKCAEFESKFGMIQAFGCIDGTHVPIVCPVENSQDYFCYKQYYSMNVQAVCDYKGMFMDVECVWPGSVYDSTVFSNSSINKKLRDGFLPFQSVLHG, from the coding sequence atggaagttaaaaaaaaaatggttctaATTGCTACAACTAATACAATAGCTTTCCAATCTTATTTGATCcacattaaaagtataatattattacgTATTTTACAAAACGAGCATCACATTAAACTTATCATTAACAATCTATTAAGAAAAAGAAACTTTCGCCTTAAAAAGCTTAAAGACAAAATGTTGagaagaaatagtaaaaaacccCGTAGCTGTTGGTACAAAATTGGACGGTCTGATAAATGGTGGAAAAACATGATATCTGGTATTTCTCCTGAAAGTTactggtttaaaaattttagattgtCAAAAAGTGCATTTATGCACTTGGCTGAACAGCTTAAACCCTTCATAGCACCTAATCCAAAATCCCCTAATTATAGAGCTTTGAGCACAGAAAAAAAGCTTGCAATTACTCTATACTATCTTAAGGATACTGGCTATTTTATAATGACAGCCAACTGCTTTGGGATAGCAGATATACAGTCTCTTCAATTATTACACAAGTGTGCTGAGTTTGAATCCAAGTTTGGCATGATTCAAGCTTTTGGTTGCATAGACGGTACGCATGTACCAATTGTATGTCCTGTTGAAAACTCTcaagattatttttgttataaacaatattattccATGAATGTTCAAGCAGTATGTGATTATAAAGGAATGTTTATGGATGTAGAATGCGTTTGGCCTGGAAGTGTTTACGATAGCACAGTATTTTCCAACTCAtccataaacaaaaaacttcgcGATGGTTTCTTACCATTTCAATCAGTATTGCATGGATAG
- the LOC136079433 gene encoding uncharacterized protein LOC136079433 — protein MSYHRAVWLEDNREEEGVLPSAWVQGKVVMWPPSKMNAFKLMKEGVKPNENWRLFRVIKIKITSDCYEDCNSYNLTTETEEEDQLKNDQQLTKKRKRADFATFFEGEKEVDINVNAKIKLSAFPQPPAKLSKMLALNSSLNKKIVDMVPQNFKIDQACKLSLLNCLHSLNTNSNLLRLYLKQYKLGFT, from the exons ATGTCATATCACCGGGCTGTTTGGTTAGAAGACAATCGTGAAGAAGAAGGAGTCTTGCCTTCCGCATGGGTGCAAGGAAAAGTAGTGATGTGGCCACCATCCAAAATGAATGCGTTTAAGTTAATGAAGGAAGGGGTAAAACCTAATGAAAATTGGCGGCTTTTtagagtaataaaaataaaaattacgtCAG atTGCTACGAGGATTGTAATAGTTACAATTTAACAACAGAAACTGAAGAAGAGGATCAGCTGAAGAATGATCAGCAgttaacaaaaaagcgcaagCGTGCTGactttgcaactttttttgaag gcGAGAAAGAAGTAGATATTAATGTTAATGCAAAAA tcaaACTATCTGCATTTCCACAGCCACCTGCTAAACTAAGCAAAATGTTAGCATTAAACAGTTCGTTGAACAAAAAGATTGTGGATATGGTAccacaaaatttcaaaattgatcAAGCATGTAAGTTGTCTTTATTAAATTGTCTTCATTCTTTGAATACTAATAGTAATTTGTTACGATTATATCTCAAACAATATAAGTTAGGATTTACATAA
- the LOC136079089 gene encoding uncharacterized protein LOC136079089 yields MKLSVPPFQLNKKFHSNKILSVLTAPQENEMDNGKFQRKVLYQLSNMANEIKVLRIAVETMTIPSLEPVAQVHLEVIGGAIGTLDGYSNFGEQCGVLANRTILIRLLSRIGGSSIKDTSKNLLKRLFTNFLMSHLSMDGKGSLRKLPFRDTALCQLVVECVLKRDCTSSVSEIHSCIGSHLRMAPFRLGGTGKGYAHIFSFQDAEAGLLDSTKDDADRPRDDCDDDDDDDDNAI; encoded by the exons a TGAAACTCTCAGTACCACCTTTTcaattgaataaaaagtttcattCAAACAAGATATTGAGTGTATTAACTGCTCCTCAAGAAAATGAAATGGATAATGGGA aGTTTCAGCGAAAAGTTCTCTATCAATTATCAAATATGGCCAACGAAATTAAAGTTTTACGGATAGCAGTGGAAACAATGACGATACCAAGTTTAGAGCCTGTTGCTCAAGTCCATCTAGAGGTTATTGGTGGAGCTATTGGAACATTGGATGGGTACAGTAATTTTGGGGAGCAATGTGGAGTTCTTGCTAATCGAACaatttta ATTCGCCTTCTTTCACGAATTGGAGGATCATCAATTAAAGATACTTCAAAGAATCTATTGAAAagactttttacaaattttcttatGTCTCATTTGAGTATGGATGGAAAAGGTTCTCTGAGAAAGCTTCCGTTTAGAGACACTGCTCTGTGTCAACTTGTTGTCG aaTGTGTTTTGAAACGAGATTGTACGTCTTCTGTATCAGAAATACATTCGTGTATTGGTTCCCACCTTAGAATGGCTCCCTTCCGATTAGGTGGAACTGGGAAAGGCTATGCACATATTTTCAGTTTTCAGGACGCAGAGGCTGGTTTGCTTGATTCCACCAAAGACGACGCTGATCGACCTCGAGACGATtgtgatgatgacgatgatgatgacgataatgcaatataa